In the Streptomyces formicae genome, one interval contains:
- a CDS encoding Trm112 family protein, which produces MNPDDPLLKILACPLDKGPLHLLSPTEPLGAAEPVPAEALYNPRLRRRYPIVDGVPQLLPSSGEQVPEDEHERLLKLIPPISP; this is translated from the coding sequence ATGAACCCCGACGACCCGCTGCTGAAGATCCTCGCCTGTCCGCTGGACAAGGGCCCGCTGCACCTGCTGAGCCCGACGGAGCCGCTCGGCGCGGCCGAGCCCGTACCGGCGGAGGCCCTCTACAACCCCCGGCTGCGGCGCCGCTACCCGATCGTCGACGGGGTCCCGCAGCTCCTGCCGTCCTCCGGCGAGCAGGTCCCCGAGGACGAGCACGAACGACTGCTCAAGCTGATCCCACCGATCTCGCCGTGA
- a CDS encoding FkbM family methyltransferase has product MTFAARVAPYVPDRLVAALARLVYPRFEPELARLADLCPPDCGTAVDVGGWYGPWSARLAARAERVVAVEPVPHLARLLASSTPDNVSVVRAAATDRPGTARLWLPRGDSGERGVSSLIRRDIHATAVDVPCLTLDGLGLRDVHFVKIDVDGNELPVLRGAHELIARDRPAIFIELESRIQPITPIVELLTGHHGYRGWVLPHDTWLPLGAFDLEAHQSGTSYVVTQGLLRRVLTPRHPRYVNSVLFLPEGRRPGAFPVRDDGAHVR; this is encoded by the coding sequence ATGACTTTCGCCGCGCGCGTCGCGCCCTACGTCCCCGACCGCCTGGTCGCCGCCCTGGCCCGCCTCGTCTATCCGCGCTTCGAGCCCGAGCTGGCCCGCCTCGCCGACCTCTGCCCGCCGGACTGCGGCACCGCCGTGGACGTCGGCGGCTGGTACGGCCCCTGGTCGGCGCGGCTTGCCGCGCGCGCGGAGCGGGTGGTGGCCGTCGAACCCGTGCCGCATCTGGCGCGGCTCCTCGCATCCAGTACGCCGGACAACGTCAGCGTGGTCCGTGCCGCCGCGACGGACCGCCCCGGCACGGCGCGGCTCTGGCTGCCGAGGGGCGACAGCGGGGAGCGGGGCGTCTCCTCGCTCATCCGCCGGGACATCCACGCCACCGCCGTCGACGTACCGTGCCTGACCCTCGACGGTCTCGGCCTGCGGGACGTCCACTTCGTCAAGATCGACGTGGACGGCAACGAGCTGCCGGTCCTTCGCGGCGCGCACGAGCTGATCGCACGCGACCGTCCGGCGATCTTCATCGAGCTGGAGTCCCGGATCCAGCCGATCACGCCGATCGTGGAGCTCCTGACAGGACACCACGGCTACCGGGGCTGGGTCCTTCCGCACGACACCTGGCTGCCGCTGGGCGCCTTCGACCTGGAGGCGCACCAGTCCGGCACGTCGTACGTCGTCACCCAGGGGCTGCTGCGCCGGGTGCTCACGCCGAGGCATCCCCGGTACGTCAACTCGGTGCTGTTCCTGCCCGAAGGCCGCCGCCCGGGAGCCTTCCCCGTGCGCGACGATGGGGCACATGTCCGCTAG